The uncultured Sunxiuqinia sp. genomic sequence AATTCCTTCTCGAATCCCTAGTTTATGCAGGCGCTTTCGAATCATTTTGGCCAATCTGCAATTGTAGCTTTTCGAAATATCGCAGCTTTGTACTTGCGATGGATCGAATTTTCCACCGGCTCCCATCGAACTAACAATTGGCAGTTTTAATTGCAGGCTGTGAGAAATTAAGAAGACTTTAGGAGTCAGTGTGTCAATCGCATCAACAACGTAGTCATAGGCTGATTCATTGAGAATTTCCACCATTCGTTCATCTTTCAAGTATTCATTGATGACTTTGATTTTTAAGTCGGGGTTGATATCTAAAAAACGTTTTCCCAGGATTTTAGCTTTTGATTCGCCCTCATTACTGGCCAACGCAGGAAGTTGTCTATTCCGATTGGTCTCTTCCACCACATCTCCGTCAACAATGGTAAGTTGACCAATTCCTGCCCGGCATAATTGTTCGGCAGCATAGGCTCCCACACCGCCCAGCCCAATTACTAGCACGTGTGCTTTTGCCAACTTCTCTAATCCCTCTTTTCCCAACATTAATGCTGTTCTATCTTGCCACTTTGCCATGTTCAAAAATTCTCTGATAGTTTTTCCAAATCGTTTCTTTTAAATCCCGGATATTCATTTCAAGAATTTGGGCTGCAAAAATATAAATTGTTTCTATTTTTTCAGAACTTTCATCGGTTTCGAAGAATAATCTGTCCAAAGGAATTTCTTTTAGTGATTGAACGAGCTTGTCTTCGTTTCTCAGGATTCGGACTCCAAATGAAAAGTGGAAATTATGATTGAGCAATTGCTTTGTAGTTTGTAAGTTGCCTTGATAACCGTGCAAGATCCAAGGAATTTCTACCTTTCTGTCCTTTTTGATTTTGATGATATCCGGATACGTTTTTACGGCATGAATAACGAGCGGTTTTTTGAATTTTTCTGCCAAAGCTATTTGACGAATAAAAACCAGCTCTTGTAGCTCCAGAGAGGTGTCTATCGCCCGGTCAAGTCCACATTCTCCAATCGCAAAAACATTCTTATACTGAGCCACTTTTGTTAGCTTTTCAATCATCTGATCCTGATCAAATACTTCAATATCCCAGGGGTGAAACCCAACCGAATAGTTTTGTTCCTGTCTTTCAGGAAATTCGAACTGAATTTGATAATTAACCAGTTGAATCCCGGCAACATCTGCGTGATGGTGAGTATGTATATTTACAAATTCCATACTACAAGCTAGCCCAAATTCGAGCCAATGAAAAGCCCGGAGCATCAATTTTTAAATCGAGAAAATAACCGAAGGGTGTTTGTGCTGTTTCAAAGTCAGCGTTTTGCAAGCGTTTTTCAGCCAGATCAAATAACTCTTTCGTAAACTCAACGCTGGCTTTCGATTCTGATAAATGTGCAAAGGAATGCAGAATAATCCGTTTGCAGTCATTTTTTCGGGCTGTCCATTTGATATGATTTACGAGTTTCTTCTCGCGGCTTTTTACGTCTTTTTCTTCGTCTTGTTCTTCTACCTGTATGAAGGCCAAGATACTGTCGTTATAGGAATTTCCCTTCGTCACTGTTTCTGCTTCCTCCAAATTTTTTTCAGAAGGGACATAGCTGAATTCGTTGACATACATGACTAATACTTTCATAAATTCTGTGTTTATTCGTCTGATCAGTTTTTCAAAATTAGCTTCTTTGTTTCGAAAACCCTTAACTTAGAATGGCTGTTATTTAATTTTTTCTACTTTTGGTTAGTGGTGAGATTTATGCAAGTATATCAGATAATAATCGCTTTGATGCTAATTGGGGTTTCAATTTCCGGAAGGGCACAACTTTCTGATGGTGGAAAACCACTAGACATTTCCTATTCACTTTCGCTCAAAAGTAAATCGGTTGTAAGTTTGCCGCCGGTGAATAATGATCTGCTGTTGAAAAGCAGTATTGCAAAATCGAATGAAAACAGCTTAAAGCCTTTGCGTTTTGCTGAGCCGTTAGCTGTTAATCTGACTTCTCAGAACTCGGGGCAGTGGTTTGTATTAGATGACTACAAAGTATGGCAACTCATTATTACGTCTTCAGGGGCGAAATCTTTGAACCTTATTTTTGATCACTACAAATTGCCTGATGGTGGGCGGTTGTTTTTGTTCTCTGATGACAGAAGTGATTTGATTGGAGCTTTTACGGCAAAGAATAATAAACCGAGCGGTACTTTTGCTACTTCTCCAGTAATCGGTGATCAATTGGTCGTTCAGTACGAGGAACCACTTGATGCTTCATTTAGCGCAGCGTTGTCAATTTCACAAGTAAATCATGACTTTGTAGGCGTAAAATCTTTAAGGTCTGATCGTCGGCCGCTCGGAGTTTCCGGATCGTGTAACATCAATGTGAACTGTGACTTAGTGGAGGTTTATGAAAATGAGAGTAATGCCGCTTGCCGGATTATTGTCAGCGGAGTCGACTTGTGCACAGGCGCTTTAGTTAATAACACGAATAACGATGGAACTCCATACGTTTACACGGCAGGGCACTGTATCGATTCAAATAAAAAAGCATCAGAATCAATTTTTTTATTCAATTATGAATCACCCTATTGTGGAGATATTGATGGTGATGCCAGTCATTCGTTAAGTGGAAGTATTTTGAGAGCTGAATCGGATAAGTTGGATTTCAGCTTGGTTGAGTTAGACACGAATCCTCCAGCTAACTATCGACCGTATTTTCTCGGGTGGGAGCGGGGAGATACCCCTCCAGACTCAACGGTTTGTATTCATCATCCGCTAGGCGATGTGAAAAAGATAACTGTTGACAGGCATTCTCCGCAGATTAAAACCTACAGTTCTGATTACATTGACAATGCCCATTGGTTTATTGGTAACTGGGAGGAAGGGACAACAGAAGGTGGATCGTCAGGTGCTCCTTTAATTAATGATGAGCGGCGTTTGGTCGGTTCGTTGACCGGAGGAGCAGCAACATGTGAAGCCCCGGATCGTGATTATTTTGCACGCCTTGGAGTTGCCTGGGATTATTATTCGCAAGACAGTCAACAGCTCAAAAAATGGCTTGATCCATCCAATTCCAATTCAAGCTCGATTGATGGATTCAATCCATATTCGACAGCTGAAACATGCGGTGCCTTTACCAATTTTGGAGATGAAGATACGCATGGTAATATTGAAATTGTAGAGCAAGGCGTATCAAAGGGGTATTGGAGTGGTAATAACAGATACGGCTTTCAGGAATTTGCTGAAAAGTATACGCTGACAAATCGCTCCGAAATTTCAGGAGTGTCGGTTGGTGTCGGAAAAGCATCTTTGGGGAATCTTAGTTCTGACGGAAAAATTCGTGTGTCCATATACGAAGGAACAGACTATCCAACGGATTTGATTTATGATCAGGTTTTTAACTTAGATGCCATCGATGAAGGAGTGATGAACTACCTCGAATTTAGCCAACGTGTAGTGACTGAAGGTAATTTTTTTGTTGCCTATTCGTTGGATTTATTGCAGCAAGAAGACACGTTTGCCGTTTATTTAGCAGAAAGAGAGGTTGATCCATTGAATTCATTCTACATAAAAGATGGAGCTGGCTGGTATACTTACCAAGAAAAAACGAACTCATCAGAAGGATCTGCACTTTTAATGGAGGTGGTGCTTTGCAATATTGATGCTTTACCAGGGAAGGATACATTGAAAAATAGGAATCTTGAATTTGAAGTTTTCCCAAATCCTTTTCATGCTGATCAGAAATTAATGGTCAAATTCAAACAAGAAGTTAATCCTTTTATCGTGCAGGTTTTTGATTTAACCGGCAGACAAGTTAATGTGCAATATGAAAAGCCAGGAGATAAATGGCTTAGCTTTGATTTCTCGGGGCAGGCTCCCGGTAATTATTTTCTTAAGATTGTTGAGCGGAAGAAACGATATTCTGCAAACGTGGTATTTCTGGGTGATTAACGATTTGTTGTTGTCTTCTCCAAAATGATTTTTCTGGCCTGATCAACAGTTAGTTTTTTAGCAATTATTTTTTTGTCTTTGTCGAGCAGGTAGATCATTGGGGTTGTTCGTGTGTTGTAGTTGATTTGAAAATTACTCACTCTGTTCGGATCCCAAACATTGATCCATCCGTTGAGTTCGTGTTTTTCAATAAAATCGAGCCATTCCTCTTTGTTGTCCTGTGTGTTTACAGCCATGATTGTTAAAGCTGACGGATCGATTTTCATAAATACTTTTTCAAACAATTCAGGAATTTGTTTTTTACAGTGACCGCAGTTAGGCTCCCAAAAAGCGAGTAGGGTGTATGGCGTGCTGATTTGGTGCAAACTATGGTATTCCCCATCAGGATCTTCTAAAAGCAGTTCGTGGGCTGTTTCTCCAATCAAATTATTTTTTCGAAGGTAAACCTCCCTGCGTATAGTTTCCAGTGTTTTCTCAGATGCCCAAAACGCATCGCCGCTCAAATAATATCTTTCAGCCAAGGCAACAAACACGCTTTCCATACCCATGTAATGCGATTGTACGCTGTTGTTTAAAACATACGCTGTTAGGTTTTGAAAGATTTCGGGTTCACTTTTGCTTTCTTCAATCAGCTCAATAGCTACAGGTAAAACCGAATCAGGATGTTGAATGAGTACCTGGTTGAAATACTGATCTAAATGGTTGTGAATGATTGGTGTTCGCCACATTCGCTTGTCAAACAAATCAAAATGATCCCAGTAGTGGTTTTTATTGAATTGATAGCGATTGAGCCACAATAAGCTATCGTTTATTTGTATTTCTTTTGGCAGTTCAGATTCATTCAACTGTACCCGAATATTGGATGCAACAAATTTACCATAGAACGTATCATCATACTTTTTAGCTTCCCTTTTCCAGTATGACTGAACTTCATTATCAAGTTCGGTCAGCTTTTGGTTGAGCACCTTCGCTGAGTCTGATGAGTTTGACTGTTTTTTCAGTTTCTCTCTCAAAATTTTAGCTTGTTCCTTCTGGTCTTTCAGGTAGTTCACGTATGTTTGAAATTGCTGGCTTTCTTTTGCTTTGCTAACCTTTATTTTTTTAGCCTCTTTACCTATAGACAGTGATTGGTCGCTCCCCAGTAAAAAATCATGCAGGTGGTTAGCATCAAAATATAGCGTGTAAATACCCTCGGGGAGAAGCTCATTTCCTGAAAACTGACCTTTCCCGTTTTCATTGAGTACTGTGGTATCGTTGGCAAAAATTTTCCCATTGTAATAATGAGCTAACACCACGGTGTCATTTCTCTGTTTAGGAAAATCGAGTTTGATTGTCAGGGGGTGGCCGTATAGTGAATTTGTATATAAAGCAAGAATCAGAAGGCTATATAAGATCGTATATTTTTTGTGCATTGTAGGAGTTCGAAAATTGAGTTTCCAATATGGTTTTCCGCTGTTCTATTTCATCGGGGGTGATTTCTTCTTCAAATTTTTGCTGGATCAGCTGAACCATGTCTTTTACATTTTCAGCCACGTAACACAAATGGGCAAGTCCGGTATTTTCTATCATCGGCGAATTTGTAATACAATGGCGGCCAAGAAACAAGGAAGCCAGCAGCTTTAGTTTCAATCCGGTTGCCTGAAAAGTTGGAATCAGGCTTATTTGAGCATTCTGAATAAGCTGATCCATGACTTTTATTTCAGGATCAACTACCAATGAAACATGTGGGATATCGTTGATTCTTTTAATCATGCTTTCCGGTGGATTTTTACCCGCTATAACAACTGGGAAAGTTAATTCAGAAAAAATGCGATCCAATAAATAGTTCACTGCTTTTTGGTTTTCACTAACGCTGAGATTTCCATGAAATAAAATGTAATCGCCTTTCCCTGTTTTTACGTTTACCTTATCAAATGGATGAAAAGCCGGTATGAATTTACTCATCCGATATTTTGTCTTGAAATATTTCGTGTCGTCGGGTGAGATACTTAGAATGTCGGAAGCTAGTTTCAATTTTTTCTCAAAACATCTAAGTTTAATCGCTTCCTGCTTAAAATAGTATTGTTTGAAAACATTTTTCTCCGCTAGGCTTAAATACCTGTAATAGTGATGCTCGATGTTATGGGTACGTACAATTTTTTGATAGGCACCCATTAGGGGATGATTGAGATAGTAACACGTATGAAGTCCTTCAAACAGGATGGGTACAATCTCTTCCTGCAAATTTTTAAGCAACCGTTTGGACTGGCGGGTTTCCACAATATATGGGCGCGATGAAAATAAATAAAGAGGTCCCGATTTACGTTTGTAATAATGAACTTTGTAGCAATATTTTTCGAGTTCTTTTGATTCTTCCCGACCGTAATAAAAGCAGTGCAGAATAATCTCGATATTGGCAGCTGCCAGATGCTTTATTTTATAGTAAACGTCAATAATACCACCATAGTTTGGAGGATAAGGAATATTAAAACTAACTATGTGCAGTCGCTTCTTCATGTAAAGACTAAAAGTAAAAAAAAACCGCAAGTATAGTACTTACAGTTTCGATTTTTACAACAGGTCTTTTGTTAGTTTTCGAGTTTGATGCCACCATAACGACTTTTTATGGTCACTTTGGCTTTTGTTGTATTGCCAATATTGCCCTGCACGCTAAAGTTGTGGTCTTCTTTTCCGCGACTGCCGACAAATTTTTCTTCCGGATATTTGACATCGCAATAGTCGCAGCTGGCATTCAGATAATACTCTGCTTCATCCAGTCCAATTTCAATTCCTCCATAGCTGTTGGTAATATCAATATTCTCAAACGCGTCAGCCACTTTATCAATTTGTACTGACCCATATTGAGTGTCGAGAACCAATGATTTCCCCAATTTCTCAATGTCGTAATTGGTGTATTTTGAATCTGCTTTTAAACTGTTGATTTCCTCAATGGAAACACCATCATATTTCGATTCAAGGGTTAACGCATCAATTTCTTCAATATTTAAACCGGAGTATTTGGAATCGGCATACATCGACAGAGCTTGACCAATAAAGAGCTTGGAGTAGCGAATTTCAGTTTGCAAGTGGTTGACCGATTCAATATCGGCTTTGCCATAGGCAATATCCATGTTAATATTGCTGTTCTCAGGAGCCAGCAAATCGCCGGTGCTGATGTTTCCATAGCTGATGTCAAATTTACCGTTCGCATTTAGCTTGTTGATAACGACATCACCAAACTTATTGGCAACTGTTAAATTGCGATCAGCTGGGATATTGATGGTGTAATCGATTGAGAAATTTCGCTTGGTTTTAAAATCGTCCTTGATTTCCGTTTCAACCTTTAGTAAACTCCCAACCCGGTTGACCTTTATTTCAATTTGATCGAGCAGGTACTTGGCTTTCCCTTCATTTGAATTTTCAACCGTTATCAGTGCATCTACAGTAATCGAATCGCCACCAAAGTCATTAATGGTAATGGTTCCAAATTTATTGGTAATGTCCAACGATTTGATGACTGATTTTAGGTAAGCACTATGCTCATCTCGCGTATATTCATCAGCTTGTGCTGATAGGTACAGCAGTCCAAAAAACAGGAATAATAGTTTAAATTTCAGTTTCATTATGTGTCAGTTTTTGTTGTTTTACTTCCTCTAGCTTGGTAATAATTATCTTGATCACGCTAAACTTCGCCTGGTAATATTCCAGCATCGCGTTAATCACCCGTTCATCATCCGGATTTGCTTTTAGTTCTTTTTGAAGTTGGTTTTGCACCTGATCGAATTCTTGTATTTCATTTTCCATCATTTGCTGGTCAGCTTCCGAAATAAATCCTTCCTGATTCAGCTTGTCCCATTTGTTCAAGCTCTGGTCGATTGATGAAGTGTAATAAAATTCTACCTCGCCATATTCTTTTGAAACCGATGCTAAAGTGGCTTCCTGATTTTGTTCTGGTGTAAAATACAGTCGAAGTTGATTGCCCAAAAGTAGAGCAAAGATAACAGCAGCTGCTATTTGTAAGAACAATTTTCTATTCCATTTTTTCTGATGTCTGAATTCATGATCCAATTTGGCTTCAAACCGATCAAAATGTCCTTGCGGCGCATCATCCTCAAATGCTTCTCTGTTTTCCCGAAATATTTCTTCCAGTCTATCACTCATTGTTTTCGGTATTAATTAATTGAAAATACTTCATCCTTTTTTAGATAATCACGTAACTTTCTTTTGGCCCGCAACAACTGGGAACGCGATGATGAATTACTAATGTTTAGTATTTCCGAAATTTCATCATGATCGTAGCCTTCCAATAAATACAAGCTTAGCACAACACGATACCCATCCGGAAGTTGGAAAATAGCTTGCTTTATTTTTTGCACATCCACTTCTTTGATTTCCATTAGTGGATTTTCAACCACTTCCTCGTTTATGCGTTCGTCCAATTCTTCGAGCTGTACTTTTCTTTTTTTTAGATAATCTAACGAACGGTTTACGACAATCTTTTTCAGCCAGGCTCCAAAACTTACCTGGCCCGAGTAAGTTTTAATTTTTCTGAAGGCACTTAAAAACGCTTCCTGCATGATGTCCTCAGCTTCTGCTTCGTTGCCCACAATTCGTAAGCTGGTGTTGTACATCGATTTATAGTACAACTTATAAAGCTGAAACTGTGCATCACGTTCTTCCGCTTTGCAACGGTCAATCACATCTTGATGGATATTTTTATAAAGAGCTTCCAAGTGTTTTGTTGTTTCTGATTGAAAGACGATCAGTAAAACAGCTTTGTTGCATTTGAGTGAATATTTTTCTGTATTCGTTTGAACATGACAACAAAATTATGAATTATAATAGTTTTACTGACTGTAAGAAATTAGTTTTGTAATAAATCACAACCAATTATGGGACACGACCACACACATACACACAAACGATTGAAGATTACAATCATCCTCAATGTCGTCATTACCTTGGCACAAATAATCGGAGGTATAATTTCAGGAAGTTTAGCTTTAATATCTGACGCTCTTCATAATTTAAGCGATGGTTTTGCTGTTGCGCTGGCTTATATTGCCGATCGCTTGGGCAATAAGGAAAAAACAGCTAAAAGTACGTTTGGGTATAAACGTGCTGAGATTCTGGCTGCCTTTATCAACGCCTTGATTCTGATTGCTATTTCATTTTACCTGATGGTTGAAGCTGTAAAACGTTATATTGATCCACAAGTAATTGACTTTAGATGGATGTTGTGGCTTGGACTTTTGGGGGTTGTTGCAAATGGATTTTCGGTTTTTTTATTGCACGGAGATCAGCATCATAGCTTGAATATAAAAGCAGCTTATCTGCATTTGATGGGCGATGCCTTAACTTCCCTAGCAGTTATTGCAGGAGCGATATGTATCTGGCAATGGAACTGGGATTGGATTGATCCAACAGTGACTTTATTAATTAGTTTTTACCTGTTGTTTCACACTTATAAGCTATTAAAAGAATCAACTGAAATACTGATGCAATTTGCGCCACCCAACATTCTTCCCGAAGAAGTTGCTAAAAGGCTTTCGAAGCATCAATTGGTCAGCCAAATATACCATATTCATATTTGGCGATTAACCGATAAAACAGTTCACTTTGAAGCGCATGTGGTTTTAACTAACGATCAGAAAATATCGGAAACAAAACTGGTGAACGAAGATCTGTTCAAAATTCTCAAAGAGGAGTTTAATATTCAGCATATTACCTTGCAGTTTGAATGTGACGGATAGAGAAACGTACTTGCATTTTTCAATATGACTTTCCGTATTTCTTTATTGTTGAAAGTCTTGCTTATTTTACATCTTATCACAATAAGGCTATATGCCGAAGGTGTTAAAACCTATACTCCCGCTTCGGTGGGAGTTGTTTATTTTATAGCGTTTTCCCCGTCTCTCCAAGCTTGTTATTTTTTGTGTATTCGGTTATTGCGCTTTGCGCCTATTAAAGTAGTGTTTTGTTCACTACTTTAATAAAAATATGGTCTTAAGTTCATGAATTAAGCGTTTTTCAGGATAAACACTGCTATTTCTCATAGGAACTAAATAGTTATGATTAGTAGTCGTTGCGAAAAGTGAATGGATATGACAATTTTTAACGAATTTATCTACATTTGAACTACAGAAAATTGCGTTTTAATCGTTCGCTTGTCGTTTAGTTATGGAAACCTCTCAACGAAAAATTATACATATTGATATGGATGCTTTTTATGCATCGGTTGAGCAACGGGATGATCCTGATTTAAAAGGAAAGCCGGTTGTTGTGGGAGGCGATAGTACGCGGGGTGTTATTGCTGCTGCCAGTTATGAAGCGCGACGCTATGGGGTGCGCTCGGCAATGTCGTCGGTTTTAGCAAAGCGTAAATGCCCTGATTTAATTTTTGTGCGGGGCAATTTTGACAAGTACAAAGCGGTGAGTCAGCAAATTCGTGATATCTTTTTTGAATATACCGATCTGGTGGAGCCTTTATCGTTAGATGAAGCCTTTCTTGATGTCACTTTTGCGAAGAAAGGAAAACCATCGGCGACACTTATTGCCCGGGAGATTAAAAAGCGAATTAAAGAGGAAACGAACTTGACAGCTTCGGCTGGGGTCTCTTATTGCAAGTTTTTGGCTAAGATTGCTTCTGACGAAAACAAGCCGGATGGTATCTTTGTGATTACGGCTGAGGAAGCGGTGCCTTTTATCGAACAGCTGGAGGTTCGTAAGTTTTTTGGAGTTGGCAAGGTTACCGCGAAGAAAATGAATAATCAGGGCATTTATTTTGGTGCTGACTTAAAGCAGTTTGAGCTTCAGGAGCTGATTCGTCAGTTTGGTAAATCGGGTGCCTACTATTACAACATTGTACGGGGAATTGACGAGCGGCCGGTTGTTGCCACCCGTGAGCGAAAATCCTTAGGCACCGAGCGCACTTTTGGTCACGATTATTATTTGTTGAGGGATCTGGCTGAGCAGCTCGAAAAAATAGAAAGTGAGGTTTGGAATCGGCTTCAGCGAGCTAACATGCGAGGTAAAACGTTAACCTTGAAAGTGAAATTCGCAGATTTCGAACAAATTACACGAAGCAAAACGCTTGATCGAAATATTGATTCTTTGACATTATTGCACCAACATGCTTTTCAGCTTTTAAAGCAAGAAGAACCTTTTATCAAAGCAGTCAGGTTACTTGGAGTAACCATTTCGAATTTTGAAGAACCCAAAAGGGGAGCTGTTCAACTAACTATTGATTTTTAGGTTCATTGTTTGTTGAAAATTGCATTTGGCAGTTTAAAGTAGAAC encodes the following:
- a CDS encoding tRNA threonylcarbamoyladenosine dehydratase, with the translated sequence MAKWQDRTALMLGKEGLEKLAKAHVLVIGLGGVGAYAAEQLCRAGIGQLTIVDGDVVEETNRNRQLPALASNEGESKAKILGKRFLDINPDLKIKVINEYLKDERMVEILNESAYDYVVDAIDTLTPKVFLISHSLQLKLPIVSSMGAGGKFDPSQVQSCDISKSYNCRLAKMIRKRLHKLGIREGIKVVFSPEEVDPIRVRIEESRNKKSAVGTISYMPPVFGCYCASVVIQDLLRKTID
- a CDS encoding TatD family hydrolase; translation: MEFVNIHTHHHADVAGIQLVNYQIQFEFPERQEQNYSVGFHPWDIEVFDQDQMIEKLTKVAQYKNVFAIGECGLDRAIDTSLELQELVFIRQIALAEKFKKPLVIHAVKTYPDIIKIKKDRKVEIPWILHGYQGNLQTTKQLLNHNFHFSFGVRILRNEDKLVQSLKEIPLDRLFFETDESSEKIETIYIFAAQILEMNIRDLKETIWKNYQRIFEHGKVAR
- a CDS encoding threonyl-tRNA synthetase editing domain-containing protein: MKVLVMYVNEFSYVPSEKNLEEAETVTKGNSYNDSILAFIQVEEQDEEKDVKSREKKLVNHIKWTARKNDCKRIILHSFAHLSESKASVEFTKELFDLAEKRLQNADFETAQTPFGYFLDLKIDAPGFSLARIWASL
- a CDS encoding trypsin-like peptidase domain-containing protein is translated as MQVYQIIIALMLIGVSISGRAQLSDGGKPLDISYSLSLKSKSVVSLPPVNNDLLLKSSIAKSNENSLKPLRFAEPLAVNLTSQNSGQWFVLDDYKVWQLIITSSGAKSLNLIFDHYKLPDGGRLFLFSDDRSDLIGAFTAKNNKPSGTFATSPVIGDQLVVQYEEPLDASFSAALSISQVNHDFVGVKSLRSDRRPLGVSGSCNINVNCDLVEVYENESNAACRIIVSGVDLCTGALVNNTNNDGTPYVYTAGHCIDSNKKASESIFLFNYESPYCGDIDGDASHSLSGSILRAESDKLDFSLVELDTNPPANYRPYFLGWERGDTPPDSTVCIHHPLGDVKKITVDRHSPQIKTYSSDYIDNAHWFIGNWEEGTTEGGSSGAPLINDERRLVGSLTGGAATCEAPDRDYFARLGVAWDYYSQDSQQLKKWLDPSNSNSSSIDGFNPYSTAETCGAFTNFGDEDTHGNIEIVEQGVSKGYWSGNNRYGFQEFAEKYTLTNRSEISGVSVGVGKASLGNLSSDGKIRVSIYEGTDYPTDLIYDQVFNLDAIDEGVMNYLEFSQRVVTEGNFFVAYSLDLLQQEDTFAVYLAEREVDPLNSFYIKDGAGWYTYQEKTNSSEGSALLMEVVLCNIDALPGKDTLKNRNLEFEVFPNPFHADQKLMVKFKQEVNPFIVQVFDLTGRQVNVQYEKPGDKWLSFDFSGQAPGNYFLKIVERKKRYSANVVFLGD
- a CDS encoding thioredoxin-like domain-containing protein codes for the protein MHKKYTILYSLLILALYTNSLYGHPLTIKLDFPKQRNDTVVLAHYYNGKIFANDTTVLNENGKGQFSGNELLPEGIYTLYFDANHLHDFLLGSDQSLSIGKEAKKIKVSKAKESQQFQTYVNYLKDQKEQAKILREKLKKQSNSSDSAKVLNQKLTELDNEVQSYWKREAKKYDDTFYGKFVASNIRVQLNESELPKEIQINDSLLWLNRYQFNKNHYWDHFDLFDKRMWRTPIIHNHLDQYFNQVLIQHPDSVLPVAIELIEESKSEPEIFQNLTAYVLNNSVQSHYMGMESVFVALAERYYLSGDAFWASEKTLETIRREVYLRKNNLIGETAHELLLEDPDGEYHSLHQISTPYTLLAFWEPNCGHCKKQIPELFEKVFMKIDPSALTIMAVNTQDNKEEWLDFIEKHELNGWINVWDPNRVSNFQINYNTRTTPMIYLLDKDKKIIAKKLTVDQARKIILEKTTTNR
- a CDS encoding glycosyltransferase encodes the protein MKKRLHIVSFNIPYPPNYGGIIDVYYKIKHLAAANIEIILHCFYYGREESKELEKYCYKVHYYKRKSGPLYLFSSRPYIVETRQSKRLLKNLQEEIVPILFEGLHTCYYLNHPLMGAYQKIVRTHNIEHHYYRYLSLAEKNVFKQYYFKQEAIKLRCFEKKLKLASDILSISPDDTKYFKTKYRMSKFIPAFHPFDKVNVKTGKGDYILFHGNLSVSENQKAVNYLLDRIFSELTFPVVIAGKNPPESMIKRINDIPHVSLVVDPEIKVMDQLIQNAQISLIPTFQATGLKLKLLASLFLGRHCITNSPMIENTGLAHLCYVAENVKDMVQLIQQKFEEEITPDEIEQRKTILETQFSNSYNAQKIYDLI
- a CDS encoding RNA polymerase sigma factor — protein: MEALYKNIHQDVIDRCKAEERDAQFQLYKLYYKSMYNTSLRIVGNEAEAEDIMQEAFLSAFRKIKTYSGQVSFGAWLKKIVVNRSLDYLKKRKVQLEELDERINEEVVENPLMEIKEVDVQKIKQAIFQLPDGYRVVLSLYLLEGYDHDEISEILNISNSSSRSQLLRAKRKLRDYLKKDEVFSIN
- a CDS encoding cation diffusion facilitator family transporter, which translates into the protein MGHDHTHTHKRLKITIILNVVITLAQIIGGIISGSLALISDALHNLSDGFAVALAYIADRLGNKEKTAKSTFGYKRAEILAAFINALILIAISFYLMVEAVKRYIDPQVIDFRWMLWLGLLGVVANGFSVFLLHGDQHHSLNIKAAYLHLMGDALTSLAVIAGAICIWQWNWDWIDPTVTLLISFYLLFHTYKLLKESTEILMQFAPPNILPEEVAKRLSKHQLVSQIYHIHIWRLTDKTVHFEAHVVLTNDQKISETKLVNEDLFKILKEEFNIQHITLQFECDG
- the dinB gene encoding DNA polymerase IV, whose protein sequence is METSQRKIIHIDMDAFYASVEQRDDPDLKGKPVVVGGDSTRGVIAAASYEARRYGVRSAMSSVLAKRKCPDLIFVRGNFDKYKAVSQQIRDIFFEYTDLVEPLSLDEAFLDVTFAKKGKPSATLIAREIKKRIKEETNLTASAGVSYCKFLAKIASDENKPDGIFVITAEEAVPFIEQLEVRKFFGVGKVTAKKMNNQGIYFGADLKQFELQELIRQFGKSGAYYYNIVRGIDERPVVATRERKSLGTERTFGHDYYLLRDLAEQLEKIESEVWNRLQRANMRGKTLTLKVKFADFEQITRSKTLDRNIDSLTLLHQHAFQLLKQEEPFIKAVRLLGVTISNFEEPKRGAVQLTIDF